A window of Chitinispirillales bacterium ANBcel5 contains these coding sequences:
- a CDS encoding SPOR domain-containing protein, giving the protein MYIGKFLVIAAVSAAVIWGCGKQETPEESEFASTRGESKTFRTDASDVFDEFYRDDTSPEQPSEPEPREPTRSASPQKPEFVENGRYVVQLTTVQSNTNAENLSAELNSKGYPAYVVEVNNPAPNLHGTYYRVRIGGFRGISQAQSFGNNFLKPDGYDFWVDNRANDNVGIQGAGFGTSGGSSWGTQQTTASDPEPQPTTTTTEPEPQQYSSWESEPAEEETAQVTPVSQPVAEEQPSDIEESSDEPGDAEDSWDIDDWDTDSEW; this is encoded by the coding sequence ATGTACATAGGCAAGTTCCTGGTAATCGCAGCAGTATCTGCAGCTGTTATTTGGGGATGTGGAAAACAGGAAACACCTGAGGAATCTGAATTCGCCAGTACTCGCGGTGAATCTAAAACATTCAGAACAGATGCTTCTGATGTCTTTGATGAGTTCTACAGGGATGACACGAGCCCAGAGCAACCCTCTGAGCCTGAACCCAGGGAGCCAACCAGAAGTGCCTCACCTCAGAAACCCGAATTCGTGGAAAACGGCAGATATGTAGTGCAGCTCACTACCGTTCAGAGCAATACAAATGCAGAGAACCTCTCTGCTGAGTTAAATAGTAAAGGGTATCCAGCCTATGTTGTAGAGGTAAACAACCCGGCACCCAATCTTCATGGAACCTACTACAGGGTAAGAATAGGTGGCTTCAGAGGCATATCTCAGGCTCAATCTTTTGGTAATAATTTTTTGAAACCTGATGGATATGATTTCTGGGTGGATAACAGAGCTAACGACAACGTTGGGATACAGGGGGCTGGTTTTGGAACATCAGGCGGTTCATCCTGGGGCACACAACAGACCACCGCTTCCGATCCTGAGCCACAACCAACTACTACTACTACCGAACCCGAACCGCAACAATACTCAAGCTGGGAAAGCGAACCGGCAGAAGAAGAAACAGCACAGGTAACGCCAGTTTCTCAACCTGTTGCAGAAGAGCAACCTTCAGATATCGAAGAGAGCTCAGATGAACCAGGCGATGCTGAAGATAGCTGGGACATCGATGACTGGGATACCGATTCGGAGTGGTAA
- the rimO gene encoding 30S ribosomal protein S12 methylthiotransferase RimO produces the protein MAKISLQNLGCSKNLIDGERILNLLVSGGHQLTEDCKVADIIIVNTCAFIKEAQEEAIETILEMGSFRTGGKCSKLVVSGCFSQRFREQVAREFPEVDLWAGVEDWEKVLSPLLEKPSEASFKRQLYEPVATQHLKIAEGCSHRCSFCVIPSIRGNYKSREPQSIIQEAKWLYEMGTRELIIVAQDTSFYGKDKGSTLVDLLQKLLKETDFPWIRMMYLHPQYVTDELLELVAGESRICSYFDIPLQHISDPILKSMNRKPLSKDLYRLVKRIRNTVPQAGIRSSFILGYPGESDKEYNELVDFIEFAQFDKLGVFPFSPEEGTEANRLKPRPDTSIAQKRCEELMTIQRDISRELLEARIGTEMEIIIDRISDDPDFNYEARTRLDAPEVDGTVFISSGSFEPGSIVTAKIIGAADYDLYAEVIK, from the coding sequence ATGGCAAAAATATCATTACAAAATCTTGGATGCAGTAAAAACCTCATCGATGGTGAGCGTATACTCAATCTTCTGGTGTCCGGTGGGCACCAACTTACAGAAGACTGCAAAGTTGCAGATATCATTATTGTTAATACGTGTGCTTTCATTAAAGAAGCGCAGGAAGAAGCGATAGAAACAATCCTTGAAATGGGATCATTTCGAACCGGTGGTAAGTGTTCAAAGCTCGTCGTGAGTGGTTGCTTCTCTCAGCGTTTCAGAGAACAGGTAGCCCGGGAGTTTCCGGAAGTCGATCTGTGGGCCGGTGTCGAAGATTGGGAAAAAGTGCTCTCCCCGCTCCTGGAAAAACCATCCGAAGCCTCTTTTAAAAGACAACTCTACGAGCCGGTTGCCACTCAGCATTTAAAAATAGCTGAGGGGTGCTCTCATCGATGCTCGTTCTGTGTTATACCTTCAATCAGAGGTAATTATAAAAGCAGAGAACCCCAATCAATCATACAGGAAGCAAAATGGTTGTATGAGATGGGTACCAGAGAGCTTATCATCGTCGCCCAGGATACTTCCTTTTACGGAAAAGATAAAGGGAGTACCCTCGTTGATTTACTGCAAAAGCTGCTTAAGGAAACCGATTTTCCCTGGATAAGGATGATGTACCTTCATCCTCAATATGTTACCGATGAGCTGCTTGAGCTGGTTGCAGGGGAAAGCAGAATTTGTTCCTATTTTGATATTCCACTTCAGCATATTTCCGATCCGATCCTTAAATCAATGAATCGCAAACCCTTATCTAAAGACCTGTACCGTCTCGTTAAACGGATCAGAAACACAGTACCCCAGGCAGGCATTCGCTCCTCTTTTATACTTGGCTACCCGGGGGAAAGCGATAAGGAGTATAATGAGTTAGTGGATTTTATTGAGTTCGCACAGTTTGATAAGCTGGGAGTATTTCCGTTCTCTCCCGAAGAGGGTACGGAAGCCAACCGTCTAAAACCTCGTCCTGACACCTCTATTGCACAAAAAAGGTGTGAGGAGTTGATGACCATACAAAGAGATATCAGCAGAGAGTTGTTGGAAGCTCGTATAGGAACTGAGATGGAAATTATCATCGATCGCATAAGTGATGATCCCGATTTTAATTATGAAGCACGAACCCGTCTGGATGCCCCAGAAGTGGATGGAACAGTGTTTATAAGCTCCGGAAGCTTTGAACCAGGTTCTATAGTTACGGCAAAAATCATTGGTGCTGCTGATTACGATCTGTATGCAGAGGTGATAAAGTAG
- the hisC gene encoding histidinol-phosphate transaminase, whose product MKIEDAVKLVNSSVRSLKKYHLTPEESQIKLNQNENPCDWTAEIKELAAKHCIERPWNRYPDFIPLHLKDDLARYTNVESENIIVGNGSNEMLMILMLSFLSKSSTAIMCTPTFTVYNLLVNGLGAAHKTVNLKEDLQYDVPAICDEVKNNPGSILILCSPNNPTGSVLSKQQLTEILEVHSGICILDQAYIEFGGFNGIELIKSYPNLIVTRTFSKALGAAGLRLGYMIADKELIEQINKIKLPYNINFFSEYCASLILQNRSKLNTYIDTTIKEREELITFLNTLPFDNVYPSEANFVLVRSSQKQQLFDYLKENGILVRDVSSSPMLEGCLRLSLGKTEENDRLKGHIKSFFEK is encoded by the coding sequence ATGAAAATTGAAGATGCAGTCAAGCTTGTTAATTCCAGTGTCCGAAGCCTTAAAAAGTACCATCTTACGCCAGAGGAATCACAAATCAAGCTCAATCAGAATGAAAATCCCTGCGACTGGACCGCTGAAATAAAGGAACTTGCAGCAAAACACTGTATTGAAAGACCCTGGAACAGATACCCTGATTTTATTCCACTGCATTTAAAAGATGATCTGGCCCGGTATACTAATGTAGAATCAGAAAATATTATCGTTGGAAATGGTTCAAATGAGATGCTTATGATTCTTATGCTCTCATTTTTATCCAAATCATCAACAGCAATAATGTGCACCCCTACTTTTACCGTTTACAACCTTCTTGTAAATGGACTTGGTGCGGCACATAAAACTGTAAACCTTAAAGAAGATCTTCAATACGATGTACCGGCCATTTGTGATGAGGTTAAAAACAATCCCGGCTCAATACTCATCCTTTGTTCCCCCAACAATCCAACCGGAAGCGTACTATCAAAACAACAGCTTACCGAAATTCTCGAGGTCCATAGCGGCATCTGTATTCTTGATCAGGCTTACATAGAATTTGGTGGATTCAATGGTATTGAGTTGATAAAAAGCTATCCCAATCTGATAGTTACCCGAACCTTTTCAAAAGCTTTGGGGGCAGCAGGGCTGAGATTAGGTTATATGATAGCAGATAAAGAGTTAATTGAGCAGATTAATAAGATTAAACTACCCTATAACATCAATTTTTTCTCTGAGTATTGTGCCTCACTTATTCTTCAAAACCGTTCGAAGTTAAACACCTATATTGATACTACTATAAAAGAACGTGAGGAATTAATTACTTTTTTAAATACATTACCATTTGATAATGTCTATCCCAGTGAAGCAAACTTTGTTCTGGTAAGAAGCTCCCAAAAGCAGCAGTTGTTTGATTATCTTAAAGAAAATGGTATTCTTGTCAGAGATGTATCTTCAAGCCCTATGCTTGAAGGGTGTCTTAGATTAAGCCTGGGCAAAACAGAAGAGAACGATAGGTTAAAAGGACATATTAAAAGCTTTTTTGAAAAATAA
- a CDS encoding TatD family hydrolase codes for MWIDIHSHLFDLTRDQLVQTIRQAGSAGIDAIINNAVSVQTAHTVVQQSTIHPSLFAAAGISPFDVEDQPHDWYQVLEHYCKTKKIIAVGEIGLDSSNPRYPSLQKQEPFFKKQLTLATEYGLPTLVHSRGMEYQVCRICREQQAKKVVFHCFTGDEKSLNYLLECGFYVSISGIVTYKNSHLPDIVPKIPLDRLFIETDSPYLAPIPKRGTTNQPAYVQYTAKHISKLLEVSEEKLQTQLRYNFKEVFGADL; via the coding sequence ATGTGGATCGATATCCATTCACATCTCTTTGACCTCACAAGGGATCAACTGGTGCAGACTATACGCCAGGCAGGATCTGCCGGTATAGATGCAATCATTAACAATGCTGTATCTGTTCAAACAGCTCATACAGTAGTCCAACAGAGTACAATTCACCCTTCCCTTTTCGCTGCTGCAGGAATATCACCCTTTGATGTTGAAGATCAGCCGCATGACTGGTACCAGGTACTTGAGCATTACTGTAAGACAAAAAAGATTATAGCTGTTGGAGAAATTGGTCTTGACTCAAGCAACCCACGCTATCCGTCTCTGCAAAAGCAGGAGCCCTTCTTTAAAAAACAGCTAACCCTCGCTACAGAATACGGACTTCCCACCCTGGTACACTCACGAGGTATGGAATACCAGGTGTGCAGAATATGCCGGGAGCAACAAGCAAAAAAAGTTGTATTTCACTGTTTCACCGGGGATGAAAAATCGCTCAATTACTTGCTTGAATGTGGTTTTTACGTATCTATTTCTGGTATCGTGACCTATAAAAATTCTCATTTACCGGATATTGTGCCCAAAATTCCACTGGACCGTCTCTTTATTGAAACCGATTCTCCCTACCTTGCCCCAATCCCCAAAAGAGGCACAACCAATCAACCAGCTTATGTTCAATACACTGCTAAACATATAAGCAAACTGCTTGAAGTTTCAGAAGAAAAACTGCAAACTCAGTTACGGTATAATTTCAAAGAAGTGTTTGGGGCAGACCTTTAA
- the hisB gene encoding imidazoleglycerol-phosphate dehydratase HisB: protein MSRSAKVSRKTLETDITVDITIEGKGDFLVKSGNGFMDHMLSLFTKHGLFDVKIACVGDTHVDFHHSAEDIGISLGMAFREALGDCKGIQRFGTCYMPMDESLSRVCLDISGRPNLVYEVTLTDRMIGTFESDLVQDFFKAFTDHAQITMHVDLIRGRNSHHCIEGIFKAFGRALSQACAINPKAREVIPSTKGVL, encoded by the coding sequence ATGAGCCGTTCAGCAAAGGTTAGCCGCAAAACCCTGGAAACCGACATTACCGTCGACATAACAATAGAGGGTAAAGGTGATTTTCTGGTAAAGAGTGGAAATGGTTTTATGGATCATATGCTCTCTTTGTTCACAAAACATGGGCTGTTTGATGTAAAAATCGCGTGTGTAGGTGACACTCACGTTGATTTTCATCACAGTGCAGAAGATATCGGTATTAGTCTTGGGATGGCTTTCAGGGAAGCGCTGGGCGATTGCAAAGGTATTCAACGTTTTGGAACCTGCTACATGCCAATGGATGAGTCATTATCCAGAGTGTGCCTGGATATTTCAGGACGCCCCAATCTTGTTTATGAAGTTACACTTACAGACAGAATGATAGGAACTTTTGAAAGTGATCTTGTGCAGGATTTTTTTAAAGCTTTTACCGATCATGCGCAAATTACAATGCATGTTGATCTTATCAGAGGCAGAAACAGCCACCATTGTATAGAAGGAATTTTCAAAGCCTTTGGCAGAGCACTTTCACAGGCATGCGCTATCAACCCAAAGGCACGTGAAGTTATTCCTTCGACTAAAGGTGTTCTTTAA
- the obgE gene encoding GTPase ObgE: protein MFIDETVIKVKAGDGGNGCHAYEKQKYKPKGRPDGGDGGRGGHVFVMCSSNVHTLQDAAYSRHYTAKRGAHGKGSNQTGKSAEDIIISVPRGTIIYDHISGEQIGDCITEGNTIMLAKGGRGGRGNASLASLRNPNPERSEAGKPGEEKEIRLELKVLADVGLVGRPNAGKSTLLSKISRAKPKIADYPFTTKEPNLGIVKIPSIHQSFVVADIPGLIEKCHEGRGLGIKFLRHIERTRVLAILVESISPDPLHDASVLIDELAHYSEHLASKPKCFIMTKRDILSENDLKKIPKDWFVISAITGEGLDRVIQHLYGLLKDNPDTTAV, encoded by the coding sequence ATGTTTATAGATGAAACAGTCATTAAAGTTAAAGCTGGTGATGGAGGTAATGGATGCCACGCCTACGAAAAACAGAAATATAAGCCCAAAGGACGCCCTGACGGTGGCGATGGTGGCAGAGGGGGGCATGTTTTTGTTATGTGCTCTTCAAATGTCCACACACTCCAGGATGCAGCGTATAGTCGCCATTACACCGCCAAACGGGGAGCTCATGGCAAGGGCTCAAATCAGACAGGGAAAAGCGCTGAAGACATTATCATATCGGTTCCTCGTGGTACAATAATTTACGACCATATCTCCGGTGAGCAGATCGGTGATTGTATTACTGAGGGTAATACAATAATGTTAGCCAAAGGTGGAAGAGGTGGAAGAGGCAATGCTTCACTGGCATCATTGAGAAATCCCAATCCCGAGAGAAGCGAAGCCGGTAAACCGGGTGAAGAAAAGGAGATTCGCCTTGAACTGAAAGTTCTGGCTGATGTAGGGCTTGTGGGAAGACCCAATGCCGGTAAATCCACTCTACTATCCAAAATTTCCAGAGCAAAACCAAAGATAGCTGATTACCCCTTCACTACAAAAGAGCCCAATCTTGGCATTGTAAAAATACCATCAATACATCAGTCCTTTGTAGTAGCAGACATACCGGGACTTATAGAAAAATGTCACGAAGGACGGGGGCTTGGAATCAAATTTCTACGCCATATAGAGAGAACCCGGGTGCTTGCGATACTCGTTGAATCCATCTCTCCCGATCCACTGCATGATGCCTCTGTTCTGATTGATGAGCTTGCCCATTATAGTGAGCACCTCGCATCTAAACCCAAATGCTTCATAATGACCAAACGTGACATCCTCTCTGAGAACGATTTGAAGAAGATACCCAAAGACTGGTTTGTCATCTCTGCAATAACCGGTGAAGGATTGGACAGGGTCATTCAACACCTCTATGGGCTGCTCAAAGACAACCCTGATACCACCGCAGTGTAA
- a CDS encoding zinc ribbon domain-containing protein, with protein sequence MPTYEYECEKCGYVFEEFQSISSEPLKSCKKEGCNGAVQKLFSPGAGFLFKGSGFYITDYRSDSYKKGAKADNSSSGSTSSKSSTSSSSSSGTTKNSSGS encoded by the coding sequence ATGCCTACCTATGAGTATGAATGTGAAAAGTGCGGTTATGTTTTTGAGGAATTTCAAAGCATAAGCTCAGAGCCGCTTAAGTCGTGTAAAAAGGAAGGATGCAACGGAGCAGTTCAAAAACTTTTCTCTCCGGGTGCAGGTTTTCTTTTTAAGGGAAGCGGGTTTTATATTACCGATTATCGTTCAGATTCCTACAAAAAGGGTGCAAAAGCCGATAACAGTTCCTCCGGTTCAACTTCATCAAAAAGCAGCACTTCATCTTCTTCATCATCCGGAACAACAAAAAACAGTTCAGGTTCCTAG